From the Bacteroidota bacterium genome, the window CCGACAAATATCCTTTTAAACTTCAAAGGGGGTACCCCCTTTGAAGTTTAAAAGCTGTGCACTCTTGTTTCCATTTTCTGTGTATTCTTATTTACCAAAAGTTGTGTATTGCTATTTACCGATTACACCCATTGGATTGAAAGGCGATTTTGTATTAAATTCATTCATGCCTTTATGGATTTTGGTTTGCAGATCTCTTGCTGGACCATCAATTCCTAATATTCCGAGATATAAACCTTTTTGTACTAATTTTTTTTCTGCTTCAATCATTAAGGAGTTTTTTATTCCAAGCATTACTAAAGTTGAGTAAGGCCTGTCGCCAATAATTGGCTTCGGGTCTCTTAATTCATTAGGAGTAAAAGCACCAAGTTGTAAAGAAAATTCTGCTGGATAAAAAAAATTTGAACCATTTTGTGAAAAATTTGAAAACAAACAATTAGTAATTTTTTGTGATGGCTTTAAAAATAATGTTACGCCTGCTCCTTGTGTGTAATTTCTGTCCGAATTTAATATAGGAAATCCCATATATTCAAGTAGAAAGTCTTGCTCAAAATCAAGTCTAAAACCTTGAATTAAATGTGATTTTTTTTCTTTAGGAACTTCTTGTGAAAAGGAAGTATAAGAAAAAAGCACAATAAAAAGTGAGTGAATTTGAAGTTGCATATGAAAAAATACAAAAAGCTAAAGTAAAAATTAGTGTGGTTTATTTATCGGAAGGTTTAATGTGCCTGTTAACCTAAGATATTCATCAACCGATCTTTCCTTTTTTGCTATTTCGATTCCATTATGAAAAAGTGATATTTTATGAATTCTTAAAATATTACTATAGAAATATTTGGGTCTGGATATTATAAGTGCAGATTGAAGATTGTCTAAATCCCAGCAATTAAGTTCTCCATGCGAACCACCCATATTGATATGATAATAGTAATTGTCAGATTGATAAACAGTAAACTTCATTTTTGAAATTTTACTAGTAAGCAGAGAAACGGGACTTTTCTTACCATTCTTATCAGTAAACTGAATGTAAAGATCGTTTTTTGAGCGTGCAAAGTGTCCTTTATCAGTCTTAATTCTAACAACATACGTTGCTCCTCCATCAATCCCAATATCGAGATTCCATTTATTACTAAAAACATTAGGATCGTTGGTTGTTAAATATTCATAAGCCAACTCCAGTGAAGCATTAAATGCTGAATCGATCCTGTTACCCCTCTCATTTAACTTGATTTTTTCCATAGTCACTTCCATTGAAAAAGGATCGAAACCAATGAACTTAGGCACCTTCACACCTAAGGCTCTATGATAGGTTTTGGCAAGTTGAATTAGGCTAAAAGTGGTGTCTGTCTCGTAATGTTGATAATAAATCCTTTTAAAGTTTATTTCAACATCACCTATCAACCCAGTTAATTTATCTTTTGAGAGTTTAGCTTCAGTTTTGTTTTGATAAATGGCTGGAATGCCAAAGAATTCTTCCCAAAAATAATTTATATTCACATCCCAACCTGAAAGGCAATACTTCTTTGCATATTTTTTAAATAAATAGGCATCTGAATACTTTTCAAGTTCACCATGAAGATGCCTTCCGCTTTCATTGGAAATATAAAAGCCGGCCTCCGGCTCAACAAAAATGCTGTGTGCACCAAAATCACCAGCAATATGAGTAATCCAGCCCCCTACAAATGCAGCAAAACGTTCATCTTTACTTGATTTAGCCTCTTGAATTAACTTTAATGCAAATGAACCAACCTGGTTGTAATGAGAAATTTCAGCTAATTGAAAAGAATTTTTAATGTGCCTTTTCCACCCCCATCCTGTTTGGCTAAAATCTGGGTTATATCCTAAATCAGGTCCAACGGCTCCCCATGCTGCAATGTGGGGATACTTAAGCATTGCTCCCTTGAAAAAATTGTCTTCAGGTAAATTTGCAGCTACCTCATTTTTCAAAATCACATGTCCTATAGGTCGAAATGCAAAACTTATTGTTGAAAAATTTAATAAACCAAAAAAACAAATAAAGTTGAGGATAAAACCAGAGCAATATTCAAATTTTAAAACTCGGTTTGTATAACAGTACCACATATTTTTTAATATTAGTTTTTAAATAACCATTCAGCAGTGGAAAAATATTTCTTGGTCAAATCTAAATCTAGTATTTCAAAAAAGCAACACGTAAAATTACCTGATTTTTATAATTAATAAATTACAAAATAGACATCAAAGGCATCCGAATCCTAAGTTAATATCATTAATTATGGTTTTATGTTTTTTAATTATTGAGTACATTAGGAGATGATTAAAATAAGGTCTAATTTTTCCATGATTTCAGAAACAAAAGTACCAGAAACAGAATCATTAAAACCTGATTCACATTCTGTTGGATGAAATTTTAATGGGGATAAACGATAAATAACGGGCAAGAAAATTATTGGGAGAATTCCATTATCAACGATAATCCACTTCGTTCTAATGCATTTTTTTTTGATGAACATAAGGCTTTTCAAACCGGTAATATTTAACAGGGTTTGTAGAAATATTTATACAAAAAAAGTTTTACTAAATTCTATATTCTCGTTTACAACCATTTAAATTAAACAGTTTTAAACAAATTATATTACCTCGATTCTCACACTGAAATTAATGGAATTATTAATTCATTGTTAAATATAATTAATACCTATAAATAAATTCAATCAATTCACTTTTATATCTTTCTAATTCAAAAGCATTCAATACCAGAAAATAGTGTTCCTTGTCAATAACATAAGGATAAGCAAATTTAGCCAATTCAAATCTATTTGTATCAAACGAAAGTAAGGCAAGAATTTCTAACAATTGAAATGAAAAAACACCATTTTCTTGAATATAATGAGTAGATATTTTAATTCTTCTATCATCAAAAGGAGAATTATAAACCGTAAATAATAGCAGATCAAAAGCTGAAGGAATAATGTTTTGAATTGGGATAAATACTTCTAAAGGAGTTAATTGTGAAAATAGGTATGCAGATCCTATTTGTATTGGATGTTGATTAAATATTTTATACCATGCATATTTTTCTACAATATTATTTTCATGTATTCTATTATTTCTTCTGGGACTTATTGGTAATTCTGGTTCTTGTTGCGCATTTGCTCTAAATGCAGAAAACAACAGAAAAAAGTAAATTAATTGTTTCATTTTTTTATAAAAATGTACAACAGTTATGCCAATGGTACTCTTAGTAGTATTTGCATTTTTCACCGTGTTTTTTCATAATATGGATTCATTTTTTAAAATTCAATATTCATAATTTGATAGATTAAAAGGTGATCAAAATATATTCTTTCGTTCATTAATGGGAAAAAAGGATGTCCCCAAATCATCTAAATAGTCTATAGAAAGCGTATTAAATACCTATTTCTTTATCAATTATAATTATTGAAAAGAAAACAATCAACATGCTTCATAAAGAACTTTTTGAACTAATTAAAGATTTGAATCCAGTTGAGATTGAACTTATCAATCGCACTATTAAGAATAGCTCTTATATTGAAACAAATGAAATGCGGT encodes:
- a CDS encoding DUF4476 domain-containing protein gives rise to the protein MKQLIYFFLLFSAFRANAQQEPELPISPRRNNRIHENNIVEKYAWYKIFNQHPIQIGSAYLFSQLTPLEVFIPIQNIIPSAFDLLLFTVYNSPFDDRRIKISTHYIQENGVFSFQLLEILALLSFDTNRFELAKFAYPYVIDKEHYFLVLNAFELERYKSELIEFIYRY
- a CDS encoding zinc dependent phospholipase C family protein codes for the protein MKNEVAANLPEDNFFKGAMLKYPHIAAWGAVGPDLGYNPDFSQTGWGWKRHIKNSFQLAEISHYNQVGSFALKLIQEAKSSKDERFAAFVGGWITHIAGDFGAHSIFVEPEAGFYISNESGRHLHGELEKYSDAYLFKKYAKKYCLSGWDVNINYFWEEFFGIPAIYQNKTEAKLSKDKLTGLIGDVEINFKRIYYQHYETDTTFSLIQLAKTYHRALGVKVPKFIGFDPFSMEVTMEKIKLNERGNRIDSAFNASLELAYEYLTTNDPNVFSNKWNLDIGIDGGATYVVRIKTDKGHFARSKNDLYIQFTDKNGKKSPVSLLTSKISKMKFTVYQSDNYYYHINMGGSHGELNCWDLDNLQSALIISRPKYFYSNILRIHKISLFHNGIEIAKKERSVDEYLRLTGTLNLPINKPH
- a CDS encoding DUF2219 family protein, producing the protein MQLQIHSLFIVLFSYTSFSQEVPKEKKSHLIQGFRLDFEQDFLLEYMGFPILNSDRNYTQGAGVTLFLKPSQKITNCLFSNFSQNGSNFFYPAEFSLQLGAFTPNELRDPKPIIGDRPYSTLVMLGIKNSLMIEAEKKLVQKGLYLGILGIDGPARDLQTKIHKGMNEFNTKSPFNPMGVIGK